The Variovorax paradoxus DNA window GCGCATCAGCGACGATGCCCAGGCGCTGGAAATCGCACGCGAGCTCGCCGCCGACTTCGCGCGCGACGCCGCAGCCCGCGACCGCGAACGGCGCCTGCCCTGGGCCGAGCTGGAGCGCTTCACGGCCAGCGGCCTCTGGGCGATCACCGTGCCGCGCGAGCACGGCGGCGCCGGCGTGTCGGCAGGCACGCTGGCGGAGGTGATCGCCATCATCTCGGCCGCGGATGGTTCGCTCGGGCAGATTCCGCAGAACCACTACTACGCGCTGGAGGTGTTGAGGGTAGGGGGGACCGAGGCCCAGAAAAGCTTCTTCTACCGCCGCGTGCTCGAAGGCGAGCGCTTCGGCAATGCGCTCGCGGAGATCGGCCACAAGGACTTCAAGCGCCGCACGCGCCTGCACGAGGAAGGCGGCAGCCTGCAGATCGACGGGCAGAAGTTCTACTGCACGGGTGCGCTGTTCGCGCACTGGATTCCGACGCTGGTGGTGGCGCAGGAGGGCCCCCGAGAGGTGACCAAACTCGCATTCGTGCCGCGTCGCGCCCAAGGCGTGAGCATCGTGGACGACTGGGACGGCTTCGGCCAGCGCGTAACGGGCAGCGGCTCGGTGCGCTTCGAAGGAGTGCAGATCGACCCGGCCTGGGTCATTCCCTTCCTGGCCTCCTTCGAACGGCCCACCACCATCGGCCCCTTCGCGCAGCTGCTGCATGCCGCCATCGACCTTGGCATCGGGCGCGGCGCCTTCGAAGCCACACTGCCCTTCGTGCGCGAGCGCGCGCGGCCATGGATCGATGCCGGCGTGGAACGCGCCAGCGAGGACCTGCTCGCGATCCAGCTGACCGGCGAAGTGGCGGTGCGCCTGCGCGCGGCCGAGGCCCTGCTGCGCCGCGCGGCCCGCTTCGTCGAGGCGGCCCAGCGCGCCCCCGACGAGCACAGCGTGGCCGCGGCCTCGATCGCGGTGGCCGAGGCCCGCGTGCTGAGCACCACCGCCTCGCTCGACGCCGGCAACCGCCTGTTCGAGCTGGCCGGCACTAGCGCCACGCTCGACGGCCTGGGGCTGGACCGCTTCTGGCGCAACGCGCGCACCCACACGCTGCACGACCCGGTGCGCTGGAAGTACCACCACATCGGCAACTACTACCTCAACGACCGGCTCCCGCCGCGCCACGGCGCCCTGTGAGCACCGGCCTCTTGCCTCTTTCTTCCTTGTTCGTTTCTTCTTCGGAGTTTCCCTTGAGCCGCTTCTCGTCGATTCCGGCCGCGTTGTCGCGCCGCCGCCTGCTGCAACTCACCTCGGCCGCGGCCGCTGCCGGCGCGGGCCTGCCGGCCTTTGCCACCCTGAAGGAGCAGCCCGGCACCACCAAGGTCCTGAAGGTGGGCGTGACGACCGGCCCGCACGAGCAGACCTTCGAGGTGGCCAGGCGCGTGGCCGAGCGCGACTACGGCCTGAAGATCCAGATCGTGCCCTTCACCGACTACAGCCGGCCCAATGCCGCGCTCGATGCCGGCGACCTGGACGCCAACAGCTTCCAGCACCGGCCCTTTCTTGCGGCGCAGGTGCGTTCGCGCGGCTACAGGATCGTCGGCTTCGGCCGCACCTGGATCGGCCCGATCGCAATCTATTCGCGCAAGTACAAGGCTTTCAAGGATCTGCCGGAGGGCGCCAGCATTGCCATTCCGAACGACCCGTCCAATGAAAGCAGGGTGCTGTTGCTGCTGCAGAAGGCCGGCGCCATCAAGCTCAAGAGCGGCATCGACCCCATCGCGGGCATCAACGCCACGCCGCGCGACATCACCGAGAACCCGCGGAAGTTTCGCTTCGTCGAGATCGAGGCCGCCCAGCTGCCGCGCACGCTCGACGACACCGACGCCTCGGCCGTCAACGCCGACTATGCCAACAAGGCCGGCCTCAATCCGGCGCGCGACGGCATTCTGGTCGAGGACAAGGAAGGCCCCTACGCCTGCCTGATCGCGGTGCGTGAACAGGACAAGGAGCAGCCCTGGGTGCAGCAGCTGGTCAAGGCCTACCAGACCGACGAGGTGCGCGATTTCATCGTCAAGACCTTCGCGGGCGGCGTGCTGCCGGCGTTCTGACATGGCGCAGAAGAAGAAGCAGATCCTGCTCAACGCGTTCAATATGAACTGCGTGGGCCACATCAACCACGGCCTGTGGACCCATCCGCGCGACCGCTCGCTCGAGTACAACACGCTCGAATACTGGACCGGCATGGCGCGCACTTTGGAACGCGGCCTCTTCGACGGCCTGTTCATCGCCGACATCGTGGGCGTTTACGACGTCTACCGGAACAACGTCGACGTGACGCTGCGCGAGTCGATCCAGCTGCCGGTGAACGATCCGCTGCTGCTGGTCTCGGCCATGGCGGCGGCAACGCGGCACCTGGGTTTCGGCGTCACGGTCAATCTCACCTACGAGCAGCCCTACCTGCTGGCGCGGCGCTTCTCGACGCTGGACCATCTCACGCGCGGACGCATCGGCTGGAACATCGTCACCGGCTATCTCGACAGCGCCGCGCGCGCGATGGGCCTGGCGGAACAGATCGCGCACGACGAGCGCTACGAACGGGCCGACGAGTACCTGGAGGTGCTCTATAAGCTGTGGGAGGGGAGCTGGGAAGACGCGGCGGTGCGGCGCGACAAGGCCGCACGCGTCTTCGCGGACCCGGCCAGGGTGCACAAGGTGCGGCACCAGGGCCGCCACTACCAGGTCGAGGGCTACCATCTGGCCGAGCCCTCGCCGCAGCGCACGCCGGTGCTGTTCCAGGCCGGCAGTTCCGGCCGCGGCCAGCGCTTTGCCGCACGGCACGCGGAGTGCGTCTTCATCTCGCCGCCCAACAAGGATGCGGCGCGCAAGACCGTGCAGGCGCTGCGCGAGCAACTGGTGCGCGCCGGCCGCCGTCCCGACGACGTCAAGGTGTTCGTCGGTGCCGCGGTGGTGCCGGGCGCGAGCGCAAAGGAGGCGCAGGAGAAGTACGCGGACTATCGGCACTACGCGAGCCGCGAGGCGGGCCTGGCCCACTTCTCGGCCAGCACGGGCATCGACTACGCGCGCCACGGCCTGGACGAGCCGATCGACTACGGCAAGGCCAATGCCATCGAATCGGCCACCCGCACCGCCGAGCAGCTGGGCTGGACGCGCCGCAAGCTGCTCGAACTGTTCGAGCTCGGCGGGCGCTACCCGGCCATCGTCGGCGATGCCGCGCAGGTGGCGGACGAGCTGCAGTCGTGGATCGATGAAACCGGGGTCGACGGCTTCAACCTGAGCCGCACCGTGGTGCCCGAGAGCTACGAGGATTTCGTCGAC harbors:
- a CDS encoding LLM class flavin-dependent oxidoreductase, producing MAQKKKQILLNAFNMNCVGHINHGLWTHPRDRSLEYNTLEYWTGMARTLERGLFDGLFIADIVGVYDVYRNNVDVTLRESIQLPVNDPLLLVSAMAAATRHLGFGVTVNLTYEQPYLLARRFSTLDHLTRGRIGWNIVTGYLDSAARAMGLAEQIAHDERYERADEYLEVLYKLWEGSWEDAAVRRDKAARVFADPARVHKVRHQGRHYQVEGYHLAEPSPQRTPVLFQAGSSGRGQRFAARHAECVFISPPNKDAARKTVQALREQLVRAGRRPDDVKVFVGAAVVPGASAKEAQEKYADYRHYASREAGLAHFSASTGIDYARHGLDEPIDYGKANAIESATRTAEQLGWTRRKLLELFELGGRYPAIVGDAAQVADELQSWIDETGVDGFNLSRTVVPESYEDFVDLVVPELQNRGVYKTAYAEGSLRRKLFDAGDRLPARHAAAQFRHRAGEA
- a CDS encoding MetQ/NlpA family ABC transporter substrate-binding protein, giving the protein MSRFSSIPAALSRRRLLQLTSAAAAAGAGLPAFATLKEQPGTTKVLKVGVTTGPHEQTFEVARRVAERDYGLKIQIVPFTDYSRPNAALDAGDLDANSFQHRPFLAAQVRSRGYRIVGFGRTWIGPIAIYSRKYKAFKDLPEGASIAIPNDPSNESRVLLLLQKAGAIKLKSGIDPIAGINATPRDITENPRKFRFVEIEAAQLPRTLDDTDASAVNADYANKAGLNPARDGILVEDKEGPYACLIAVREQDKEQPWVQQLVKAYQTDEVRDFIVKTFAGGVLPAF
- a CDS encoding SfnB family sulfur acquisition oxidoreductase gives rise to the protein MTLTAVLPDRASEVPAPIPAQKPLRISDDAQALEIARELAADFARDAAARDRERRLPWAELERFTASGLWAITVPREHGGAGVSAGTLAEVIAIISAADGSLGQIPQNHYYALEVLRVGGTEAQKSFFYRRVLEGERFGNALAEIGHKDFKRRTRLHEEGGSLQIDGQKFYCTGALFAHWIPTLVVAQEGPREVTKLAFVPRRAQGVSIVDDWDGFGQRVTGSGSVRFEGVQIDPAWVIPFLASFERPTTIGPFAQLLHAAIDLGIGRGAFEATLPFVRERARPWIDAGVERASEDLLAIQLTGEVAVRLRAAEALLRRAARFVEAAQRAPDEHSVAAASIAVAEARVLSTTASLDAGNRLFELAGTSATLDGLGLDRFWRNARTHTLHDPVRWKYHHIGNYYLNDRLPPRHGAL